One part of the Candidatus Aquiluna sp. UB-MaderosW2red genome encodes these proteins:
- a CDS encoding tripartite tricarboxylate transporter TctB family protein produces the protein MSSSTVKVAKGELVFTSFLLVISLIVLYDTFTLDEQGLNVIVGPRAFALVIGFLLFGLTSLQLISVLRGNKGQPDAIEGGELVTRPNWKSLFIVIGGIVFHILAIELVGFILATIPLFFAVSLALGERRWFRTLIIAAIVAGGTFLTFTQGLQLDLPVGFEFLEQETPIVLDDNGEIVIEEDQESW, from the coding sequence GTGAGTTCAAGCACCGTAAAAGTTGCCAAGGGGGAGCTGGTTTTTACCAGCTTCCTTTTGGTGATTTCCCTAATTGTTCTCTACGACACTTTCACTTTGGATGAACAGGGCCTAAACGTAATCGTTGGGCCAAGGGCATTCGCCTTGGTAATCGGCTTTTTATTATTCGGCCTGACTTCGCTGCAACTGATCTCTGTGCTGCGGGGTAACAAGGGGCAACCAGATGCCATCGAAGGCGGCGAACTGGTCACAAGGCCTAATTGGAAGAGCCTATTCATTGTGATTGGCGGAATTGTTTTTCACATTCTTGCCATCGAATTGGTGGGCTTTATTCTTGCCACGATTCCGCTATTTTTTGCAGTCTCTTTAGCCCTGGGCGAGAGGCGTTGGTTTAGGACTCTAATAATTGCCGCCATAGTTGCGGGCGGCACGTTTCTAACTTTCACACAAGGTCTTCAGCTGGATCTTCCCGTGGGATTCGAATTTCTCGAACAGGAAACTCCAATCGTTTTGGACGATAACGGAGAGATTGTCATTGAAGAAGATCAGGAAAGCTGGTAG
- a CDS encoding tripartite tricarboxylate transporter permease: MDITNFLLGFSNALTVTNLLFGLLGTVLGTLVGVLPGIGPALAISLLLPVTLVADPTASLIMFGAIYYGAMYGGSTTSILLNTPGESGSVMTAIEGNKMARRGRAGAALATAAIGSFVAGAIATGLLALGAPFLAKLGLLLTPPDYLALIIVAFGTVGAVMGSSPLRGLIALSLGLAIALVGIDSQSGVSRLTFENIYASDGIETIVIIVGLFAVGETLYIAFRGRLGKGEMNNFSGLAFMTKEDWRRSWKPWLRGTAIGFPTGVLPAGGSEIPTFLSYTLEKKLAKGRQDEFGNGAIEGVAGPEAANNANAGGALVPLLALGLPTSGTAAVILASFQMYNINPGPLLFTEQPLLVWTLIASLFIGNILLLVINLPLIGLWAKLLQIPAPFLYSGILVFAMVGAYALNNFVFDLWMLLAIGVLGLLFRRFGYPITPLILGVILGPMAEVQFRRALQISYGDYSILVSTPFTWVAYAALVIIVSIPILSPLIRKKLGTQSK; this comes from the coding sequence GTGGATATCACTAACTTCCTCTTGGGGTTCAGTAATGCCCTTACTGTCACGAACTTACTATTTGGATTGCTTGGAACGGTTTTGGGTACCCTGGTAGGAGTGTTGCCGGGAATTGGCCCGGCTCTTGCAATCTCCCTGCTTCTACCGGTCACTTTGGTGGCGGACCCAACGGCATCCCTAATCATGTTTGGTGCCATTTATTACGGCGCTATGTACGGTGGATCGACAACCTCCATCTTGCTTAACACACCCGGCGAGTCTGGATCTGTCATGACGGCCATCGAAGGCAATAAGATGGCGCGGCGGGGGCGAGCGGGTGCGGCACTTGCTACGGCGGCAATCGGCTCTTTCGTGGCGGGAGCTATCGCTACAGGACTTCTAGCACTGGGTGCCCCCTTTCTAGCAAAGCTCGGTCTGCTTTTGACCCCGCCGGACTATCTTGCTCTGATCATCGTTGCATTTGGAACTGTGGGTGCCGTGATGGGGTCCAGTCCACTTCGAGGACTCATTGCGCTAAGCCTTGGTCTCGCAATTGCGCTGGTAGGGATAGATTCGCAATCGGGGGTGTCAAGGCTCACATTCGAGAACATTTACGCCTCCGATGGCATTGAGACAATAGTGATTATTGTCGGCCTGTTTGCTGTCGGCGAGACTCTCTACATCGCATTCCGTGGACGGCTTGGTAAGGGCGAGATGAATAATTTTTCTGGACTCGCATTCATGACCAAGGAGGACTGGAGGCGCTCGTGGAAGCCATGGCTTCGGGGCACTGCAATCGGCTTCCCGACCGGAGTTTTACCGGCTGGTGGGTCGGAAATACCGACTTTTTTGAGTTATACACTCGAGAAGAAACTGGCTAAGGGTAGGCAAGACGAGTTTGGCAACGGAGCCATCGAAGGCGTCGCCGGCCCTGAGGCTGCCAATAATGCAAATGCTGGCGGCGCGCTCGTGCCGTTGCTGGCATTGGGACTTCCGACTTCGGGGACCGCCGCGGTAATCCTGGCGTCGTTCCAGATGTACAACATAAATCCAGGACCCCTGCTATTCACCGAACAGCCACTTTTGGTCTGGACTTTGATCGCCTCTTTATTTATTGGCAACATCCTTCTCTTGGTCATAAACCTTCCGCTTATTGGTCTCTGGGCGAAACTTTTACAAATACCAGCACCGTTTCTCTATTCAGGGATTTTGGTCTTTGCGATGGTTGGCGCATACGCCTTGAATAATTTCGTCTTTGATCTTTGGATGCTCCTTGCAATTGGAGTATTGGGTCTCTTATTCAGAAGGTTTGGCTACCCAATTACACCTCTTATTCTCGGGGTGATACTGGGCCCGATGGCTGAAGTTCAATTCCGGAGAGCACTTCAGATCTCCTACGGGGACTATTCCATTTTGGTGAGCACTCCTTTCACATGGGTCGCTTACGCGGCATTGGTGATCATTGTTTCGATTCCGATTCTGTCTCCATTGATCAGAAAAAAACTGGGTACCCAGAGTAAGTAG
- a CDS encoding MFS transporter yields MPVLLNAGFLQGAVYVVRPMVTYKAVDMGADPWLVGIVGATFALAPFIFAIQIGRWIDRGNAGRALFYGTLIALAASVGLIFVENITLLLLAMPVLGIGHLLVMSGGQTMTGNLSIDRNYEKNFGLLTFYASLGHAAGPFLGGLVADRGDLAVDVDSAFLLASLSFLVAAIVIWPLFETKRPVSGTKEKIPKGKVSEVFAIRSFGSAIFVSGSVTAVIDVMLVFLPLLGRELGFSVTQVGILLAVRAVASMMVRLVLEPISTRFGMRVTLNFGTVFTIVATVAIAITGNYLVMAVLMFIVGFASGIGQPLTMAWVSRISRPEIRGLAISIRLTSNRLGQVVLPALAGVLAASGAGTIFWLLAGMQGLSLVVTEKSLGKGKNGNTETDTEAE; encoded by the coding sequence TTGCCCGTTCTTCTTAATGCAGGATTTCTCCAGGGCGCGGTGTATGTGGTGAGACCAATGGTCACCTATAAAGCGGTGGACATGGGAGCCGACCCTTGGCTGGTAGGCATAGTTGGGGCCACCTTCGCCCTCGCACCATTTATATTTGCAATTCAGATCGGTCGCTGGATTGACAGGGGCAATGCAGGCCGAGCGCTCTTTTATGGAACCCTGATTGCATTAGCGGCGAGCGTGGGGCTAATTTTTGTAGAGAATATAACCTTGCTGCTATTGGCCATGCCGGTATTGGGGATCGGGCACTTGCTAGTGATGTCGGGCGGGCAAACCATGACCGGCAACTTATCCATAGACAGAAATTACGAAAAGAACTTCGGCTTATTAACCTTTTACGCTTCGTTGGGTCACGCGGCTGGACCGTTCCTAGGCGGCCTGGTCGCAGACCGCGGGGACCTAGCGGTTGACGTCGATTCGGCTTTCTTGCTTGCGAGCCTTTCGTTTTTAGTGGCGGCGATTGTGATTTGGCCGCTTTTTGAAACAAAACGCCCCGTCTCGGGCACCAAAGAGAAAATCCCGAAGGGCAAAGTCTCGGAAGTCTTCGCCATTAGGAGCTTTGGATCAGCAATCTTTGTGTCGGGCTCTGTCACGGCTGTGATTGACGTGATGCTTGTCTTTTTGCCACTGCTTGGAAGGGAGTTGGGATTCAGTGTGACCCAGGTGGGCATCTTGCTGGCCGTTAGAGCCGTTGCCTCCATGATGGTCCGACTTGTTCTGGAACCCATTTCTACTCGTTTCGGCATGCGAGTTACCCTGAACTTCGGGACGGTTTTCACAATTGTGGCTACTGTGGCAATAGCGATTACCGGAAACTATTTAGTCATGGCGGTTTTGATGTTCATCGTCGGTTTTGCATCAGGCATTGGGCAGCCCTTAACAATGGCTTGGGTTTCTCGAATATCTAGACCTGAAATTCGAGGCTTGGCCATTTCGATAAGGCTAACTTCGAACCGTTTGGGTCAGGTGGTCTTGCCGGCTCTCGCCGGAGTTTTGGCAGCCTCAGGTGCGGGAACAATCTTCTGGCTTTTAGCCGGGATGCAGGGCCTGAGCCTCGTGGTGACAGAAAAGTCGTTAGGTAAAGGAAAAAATGGAAACACCGAGACGGATACAGAGGCAGAATAA
- a CDS encoding type IV toxin-antitoxin system AbiEi family antitoxin domain-containing protein → MLARDKLWEFAANQHGYVTIQQAAKLGINKGALTMLAQRGTINRATFGVYRLPNFPYSAADRLMLAVLWTRAPEAALSHETALDLYEISDINPSKYHITIAKGRRLRRADSSPYAIHYENLDTKQIGWWEGVPSVKPATAIAQCIDYGTPTHLIRQALERGFQQGRITQEQREELATRLAQRDG, encoded by the coding sequence ATGCTAGCTCGCGACAAGCTCTGGGAATTCGCGGCCAACCAGCATGGATATGTCACGATTCAACAGGCCGCCAAGCTCGGAATCAACAAGGGCGCTCTAACCATGTTGGCTCAACGCGGAACAATCAATCGCGCCACTTTCGGTGTTTACCGATTACCGAACTTTCCTTACAGCGCTGCGGATCGGCTCATGCTCGCGGTCCTGTGGACGCGCGCGCCCGAAGCGGCGCTCAGCCATGAAACGGCTTTGGACCTATATGAGATCAGTGACATCAACCCAAGCAAATACCACATCACCATCGCAAAGGGTCGTCGACTCCGTCGCGCCGACAGCAGCCCGTACGCTATTCACTACGAAAACCTCGATACGAAGCAGATTGGTTGGTGGGAGGGGGTTCCTTCCGTGAAGCCTGCCACGGCTATCGCTCAGTGCATCGACTACGGAACCCCGACTCATTTGATTCGACAGGCGCTCGAGCGTGGATTCCAGCAGGGCCGCATCACACAAGAACAGCGTGAAGAACTTGCGACAAGATTAGCGCAGCGAGATGGCTGA
- a CDS encoding FAD-binding domain-containing protein: MKQFDINTDAESLLGDAFEGLHSGGGRSSIPGGQTAANLALESLSLKGYAKNRSEVLPIQNRGATVLSPYIRHNIIQLPKLWELAAKAPQYDKEKFRDELLWQEYARHLYARIGTRLFENLRFEQNWDTPGDGWPRGMACIDFVLDELNQDGWLVNQTRMWLASHWSVRNNKGWLHGQERMHQELIDGSRAANLLGWQWTVGTGTGKPYGFARWQVQKRAPSLCRTCPLNKACPIENFPAETQLESLPVDPLLSFDPTPELTTGPLSPIRNQKPDVVLLTIESLGDMDPAMVANPELTVAFVFNQPALEKLQLSSKRIYFYLETLQDLANRRELSVYLGDPVEFAKTNRVAVTHAPVPSFAKFQNLAEVHPYPWLKLPHSGSVKSFSAWRGKLR; encoded by the coding sequence TTGAAGCAATTTGATATCAACACCGATGCCGAGTCGCTCCTCGGCGATGCGTTTGAAGGGCTGCATTCGGGTGGCGGTAGAAGTTCAATCCCCGGTGGTCAAACTGCAGCGAACTTGGCGCTCGAGAGCCTGAGCCTAAAGGGCTATGCCAAAAATCGCTCTGAGGTGTTACCTATTCAAAATAGGGGAGCAACGGTTTTATCGCCTTATATTCGGCACAACATTATTCAGCTTCCAAAGCTCTGGGAGCTGGCCGCCAAAGCCCCGCAATACGATAAAGAAAAGTTTCGAGACGAGCTGTTATGGCAGGAATACGCCAGACACTTATATGCACGCATTGGGACGAGGTTATTTGAGAACCTGAGGTTCGAGCAGAACTGGGATACTCCCGGCGATGGTTGGCCAAGGGGCATGGCCTGCATTGACTTTGTTTTGGACGAACTAAACCAAGACGGTTGGCTCGTGAACCAAACCAGAATGTGGCTAGCTTCACACTGGAGCGTGCGCAATAACAAGGGTTGGCTCCACGGCCAAGAGCGCATGCATCAAGAGCTGATTGACGGCTCGCGTGCCGCCAATCTTTTGGGTTGGCAATGGACTGTGGGCACTGGCACCGGAAAGCCCTACGGCTTTGCCCGCTGGCAGGTGCAAAAGCGAGCGCCGAGTCTTTGCCGAACCTGCCCCTTGAATAAGGCCTGCCCAATTGAGAATTTTCCAGCCGAAACACAACTTGAGTCTTTGCCGGTAGATCCACTACTTAGTTTTGACCCAACACCCGAGTTGACAACCGGGCCGCTAAGCCCAATTCGAAACCAAAAGCCCGATGTGGTGCTACTCACCATTGAATCTTTAGGGGACATGGATCCTGCGATGGTGGCAAACCCGGAGCTAACCGTGGCATTTGTTTTCAATCAGCCGGCGCTTGAGAAGTTACAGCTTTCTTCTAAGCGCATCTATTTCTACCTAGAGACACTTCAAGACCTGGCTAATCGGCGAGAGCTCTCTGTTTACCTTGGCGACCCGGTGGAATTTGCCAAGACGAACCGGGTTGCGGTTACCCATGCGCCCGTGCCAAGTTTCGCTAAGTTCCAGAATCTGGCCGAGGTTCACCCCTACCCCTGGCTAAAGCTGCCGCACTCTGGTTCAGTGAAGTCCTTCAGTGCTTGGCGAGGAAAGCTGCGCTAA
- a CDS encoding helix-turn-helix domain-containing protein → MSNITRTTAEWQELVGESIRSARLALEIDQQSLADRASISRATLSKLENGGASNLAVLIRVLVALGRTDWLELLDESGGDVSPLAMARELSRQPGKRQRSPRKRTQSRVGIDGV, encoded by the coding sequence ATGTCTAACATTACACGCACAACTGCAGAGTGGCAGGAGCTTGTTGGTGAATCGATTCGAAGTGCACGCCTCGCCCTCGAAATTGACCAACAAAGCCTGGCAGATCGAGCTTCGATAAGCCGTGCCACCCTAAGCAAGCTAGAGAATGGTGGGGCTTCTAATTTGGCAGTGTTGATTAGGGTTCTCGTAGCCCTTGGACGGACCGACTGGTTAGAGCTGCTTGATGAATCAGGAGGAGATGTAAGCCCCTTGGCCATGGCAAGAGAGCTGTCCCGCCAACCGGGCAAGCGCCAACGCTCTCCAAGGAAACGAACACAATCAAGAGTGGGCATTGATGGAGTTTGA
- a CDS encoding cytochrome b5-like heme/steroid binding domain-containing protein, whose amino-acid sequence MRILVLIAFASLLTGCTSPSPATLETQQPTQSQTDAPPEATESPAAPETDMPTETVQEAVEQEVRTETSATEAQPQETTAAAPRATTTATPSQTPSPTKTQATATPTATPTQTQTPIESRLSMANIAKNNSTASCWVAISGNAYDLTKWIAGHPGGAGAITGICGTDATSRFQGQHGGQSQPLSTLDGYLLGAVGS is encoded by the coding sequence ATGAGAATTCTGGTTTTGATAGCTTTTGCATCACTGCTAACCGGCTGTACCTCACCTTCGCCAGCGACCTTGGAAACCCAGCAACCCACTCAGTCACAAACTGATGCGCCGCCGGAGGCCACCGAGTCACCCGCGGCCCCGGAAACTGACATGCCCACCGAAACTGTGCAAGAAGCGGTGGAGCAAGAAGTTAGAACCGAAACCTCAGCTACTGAAGCTCAGCCCCAGGAAACCACAGCCGCAGCCCCAAGAGCCACGACTACTGCAACCCCTTCTCAAACCCCTAGCCCGACTAAAACGCAGGCGACTGCTACCCCTACTGCAACCCCCACTCAAACTCAGACTCCCATCGAGTCAAGACTCTCGATGGCAAATATCGCTAAGAACAATTCGACAGCTAGTTGCTGGGTTGCGATATCTGGCAATGCCTATGACCTAACCAAGTGGATTGCAGGCCACCCGGGAGGAGCAGGGGCAATTACGGGTATCTGTGGCACTGATGCAACTTCTAGGTTTCAGGGTCAACACGGCGGCCAATCTCAACCGCTATCAACCCTTGATGGTTACCTCTTGGGTGCTGTTGGAAGCTAG
- a CDS encoding type II toxin-antitoxin system HipA family toxin has translation MEFESTKLIRVFLWGNYVGALAQSLRSRSFVFEYTPEWLRTGIEFAPLTMPTGSRTYSFPGLAPETFFGLPSAIADALPDRFGNSIVTAELARRGVSASGVSALDRLAYAGPRSMGALEFLPDAGPDKPDASMLNIGELVSIARDVIGGSLGTEVESEAALDQILAVGTSAGGARAKAVVNIDPGNGYLYSGHKTTPGLESWLLKFDGVGVDKQLGETGQYGRIEYAYSLMAKAAGLQMSETRLLEENGRAHFMTRRFDRTDAFTKLHLQSLCGLAALDYNAIGVHDYAQYQSAISALGLGEESAAEGFRRMAFNVAAANCDDHTKNFGFLMDSNGQWSLAPAYDVTHAYNPQGPWTFQHLMGIDGKYQALTRKDLLVFAERHSVPGALVILNEINDAIDSWSTFASQAQLPTTDRDTIAKDFQRV, from the coding sequence ATGGAGTTTGAATCCACAAAACTAATTAGAGTCTTCCTTTGGGGGAACTACGTGGGGGCGCTTGCGCAAAGCTTGCGTTCACGATCCTTTGTTTTTGAATACACCCCCGAATGGCTTCGCACAGGAATCGAGTTCGCACCACTCACCATGCCAACAGGCTCACGCACCTATTCTTTTCCCGGGCTGGCACCTGAGACGTTTTTCGGCCTGCCTTCGGCCATCGCTGACGCACTTCCCGATCGCTTCGGAAACAGCATCGTTACAGCCGAGTTGGCACGAAGAGGGGTCAGCGCCAGCGGTGTAAGTGCTCTTGACCGCTTGGCTTATGCCGGGCCTAGGAGCATGGGCGCTCTTGAATTCTTGCCAGACGCCGGACCCGATAAACCAGATGCTTCAATGCTCAACATAGGTGAGCTAGTAAGCATTGCTCGTGACGTGATTGGGGGAAGTCTTGGCACAGAAGTGGAATCAGAGGCCGCGCTCGATCAGATTCTTGCCGTGGGGACCAGCGCCGGAGGCGCTAGGGCCAAGGCTGTTGTGAACATCGACCCAGGAAATGGGTATCTCTACTCTGGCCACAAAACAACACCGGGCTTAGAGTCATGGCTTCTGAAGTTTGACGGCGTTGGTGTAGACAAACAACTTGGTGAAACTGGGCAGTATGGCCGCATTGAATACGCGTACTCATTGATGGCAAAGGCTGCGGGGTTGCAGATGTCAGAAACTCGCCTTTTGGAAGAGAACGGCCGGGCACATTTCATGACTCGGCGCTTTGATCGCACGGATGCGTTTACCAAGCTGCACTTGCAGTCCTTATGTGGACTAGCGGCTCTGGATTACAACGCCATTGGAGTTCACGACTATGCCCAATATCAAAGCGCGATCTCTGCACTCGGGCTCGGTGAAGAGTCTGCGGCTGAAGGATTTCGAAGAATGGCATTTAATGTAGCGGCAGCAAATTGTGATGACCACACCAAAAACTTCGGATTTTTGATGGATTCGAATGGGCAATGGTCGCTAGCTCCAGCCTACGATGTGACCCACGCCTACAACCCCCAAGGGCCCTGGACGTTCCAGCATCTAATGGGCATTGACGGAAAGTATCAAGCACTAACCAGGAAAGACCTATTGGTTTTCGCTGAGCGTCATAGTGTTCCAGGAGCGCTAGTGATACTCAATGAGATAAATGACGCCATTGACTCTTGGTCGACGTTTGCCTCGCAGGCTCAGCTTCCAACAACCGACAGGGACACCATTGCTAAGGACTTCCAGCGGGTTTGA
- a CDS encoding MmgE/PrpD family protein: MMIRHSVRTYKSSENLEIKDQLAWKIAEVATDLVAVEPQVIEMISNRIVDNASVAVASLMRGPIISARSQALAHPHSTSGNGSTIFGLPSTDLFAPQWAAWANSVAVRELDFHDTFLAEDYSHPGDNIPSILAVAQHLGKSGMDLVRGIATGYEIQINLVRAISLHKHKIDHVAHLGPSIAAGLGTLLGLPPQQIFHAIGQALHTTTATRQSRKGVISTWKSHAPAFAGKMAIEAVDRAIRGQTSPTPIYEGEDGVIAWLLGGTEARYTVPLPRTLEPKRAILDSYTKEHSAEYQAQALIDLARRIGEKYPIAKISDQVQKVVIFTSDHTHFVIGSGSNDPQKYDPETSRETLDHSVPYIFTVALQDGVWHHERSYLPERARRGDTVSLWQKVTTEEDPYWTKRYHSTDPDQLAFGGRVEITLLSGERIVEEIEVADAHPRGARPFGKQQYIQKFMTLSEGIITHQEAERFIASAYRVSEMQPAELKDLNVTARPGLIESASYPKGIF, encoded by the coding sequence ATAATGATTAGGCACAGCGTCAGAACATATAAAAGCTCCGAGAATCTTGAGATCAAAGACCAGTTGGCATGGAAAATAGCCGAGGTTGCCACTGATTTGGTAGCGGTGGAGCCACAGGTTATTGAGATGATCTCGAACCGAATCGTGGACAACGCCTCTGTGGCGGTAGCATCCTTGATGCGCGGGCCGATTATTTCGGCTCGGTCCCAAGCGTTGGCTCACCCACATTCGACAAGCGGAAACGGGTCCACAATTTTTGGTCTTCCAAGCACGGACCTCTTTGCACCGCAATGGGCGGCCTGGGCGAATTCGGTGGCTGTCAGGGAGCTGGACTTTCACGATACGTTTTTGGCCGAGGATTATTCACACCCTGGGGATAACATCCCATCGATCCTGGCCGTGGCCCAACACCTGGGCAAAAGTGGCATGGACCTAGTCAGGGGGATCGCTACCGGCTACGAAATTCAGATTAATCTAGTTCGGGCGATATCTTTGCACAAGCACAAGATTGACCATGTTGCCCACCTTGGCCCTTCGATAGCCGCGGGCCTTGGGACCCTGCTCGGACTCCCCCCTCAACAGATATTTCACGCCATCGGTCAGGCACTACACACGACCACGGCAACACGCCAATCCCGGAAAGGCGTTATTTCAACCTGGAAGTCACACGCCCCAGCATTTGCGGGAAAAATGGCAATCGAGGCTGTGGATCGAGCTATACGTGGTCAGACCAGCCCGACTCCAATTTATGAAGGAGAGGACGGCGTCATTGCCTGGCTGCTTGGTGGAACCGAGGCACGCTACACGGTGCCACTGCCAAGAACGCTAGAACCCAAAAGGGCGATTCTCGATAGCTACACCAAAGAGCATTCCGCTGAGTACCAGGCCCAAGCGCTTATTGATTTGGCTCGTCGAATAGGAGAAAAATACCCAATCGCAAAAATTTCTGATCAGGTGCAAAAGGTTGTGATATTTACCTCCGACCACACTCACTTCGTTATTGGCTCAGGTTCCAATGATCCGCAGAAGTACGACCCGGAAACCTCGAGGGAGACCCTCGATCACTCTGTGCCTTATATCTTCACCGTTGCTCTTCAGGACGGCGTTTGGCACCATGAACGCAGCTATCTTCCCGAGCGAGCTAGAAGAGGCGATACGGTTTCACTCTGGCAGAAAGTTACCACCGAGGAAGATCCCTACTGGACCAAGCGCTACCACTCAACAGACCCAGACCAACTAGCTTTTGGCGGTCGAGTAGAGATCACATTGCTAAGTGGAGAGCGCATAGTCGAGGAAATTGAGGTTGCCGATGCTCACCCCAGGGGCGCTAGGCCTTTTGGGAAGCAGCAGTATATTCAGAAGTTCATGACGCTCTCCGAAGGGATTATCACACACCAGGAGGCTGAGAGGTTTATCGCTTCGGCTTATAGAGTTTCAGAAATGCAACCTGCAGAGCTCAAAGACTTAAACGTAACCGCAAGGCCAGGACTAATTGAGTCCGCTTCTTATCCGAAAGGTATCTTCTGA
- a CDS encoding nucleotidyl transferase AbiEii/AbiGii toxin family protein, translating to MAEPFPSRLAAMLRELKAKESQPASASILTNWITQAESRLGNEAGGGRLGWLIASSVAVAAVQRALGKDGRQLFLLKGGNLLQHRLDVPARTTKDIDGLVRGDIDDFIGVLDEVFREPWGPFTLRRGAIQVINVPTRLLKPKRFEVYIELRGTTWRRVQFEISHDEAGIGEESESIESMPLSGFGLPDLDGLVGLTLRHQIAQKFHAVSDPHNPPEAVNDRPRDVVDLILLRDLVAATGHPARIALVLAAKAVFDARAEDSLALGLTPRYWPPQVVAHQHWAYSYHRAADEVGLTLSLGEAVAQVNHWITDLSRQ from the coding sequence ATGGCTGAGCCATTTCCTTCTCGCCTTGCGGCAATGCTGCGGGAACTAAAAGCGAAGGAATCGCAACCTGCCTCGGCAAGTATCCTGACTAACTGGATCACCCAAGCTGAATCGCGACTTGGGAACGAAGCCGGTGGCGGGCGCCTGGGATGGTTGATTGCCTCGTCGGTTGCGGTGGCGGCCGTACAACGAGCCTTGGGCAAGGATGGTCGCCAACTTTTTCTATTAAAGGGTGGCAATCTGCTTCAGCATCGCCTCGATGTCCCAGCTCGCACCACGAAAGACATTGATGGACTCGTTCGTGGTGACATCGATGATTTCATAGGCGTCTTAGATGAAGTATTTCGTGAACCTTGGGGGCCGTTCACTCTCCGCCGAGGGGCGATTCAAGTGATTAATGTTCCGACCCGGTTGCTGAAGCCAAAACGCTTCGAAGTCTACATCGAGTTGCGTGGGACAACTTGGAGACGAGTACAGTTTGAGATTTCCCATGACGAGGCAGGTATCGGCGAAGAATCGGAATCGATAGAGTCGATGCCGCTCAGTGGGTTCGGCCTACCGGACTTGGATGGGCTTGTCGGCCTCACTCTGCGTCACCAAATAGCGCAGAAGTTTCATGCAGTCAGCGACCCTCACAATCCACCTGAAGCCGTCAACGACCGCCCCCGAGACGTAGTAGACCTAATCCTCCTTAGAGACTTGGTCGCTGCCACTGGGCACCCAGCACGCATCGCATTAGTGCTTGCCGCGAAGGCTGTTTTCGACGCGCGCGCGGAAGATTCCCTAGCCCTTGGTCTCACACCAAGGTACTGGCCGCCCCAAGTAGTGGCGCATCAGCACTGGGCGTATTCATACCATCGAGCCGCGGATGAAGTTGGCCTAACACTTTCCCTAGGTGAAGCAGTAGCACAGGTGAATCATTGGATTACAGACTTAAGCCGTCAGTAG
- the prpB gene encoding methylisocitrate lyase, producing the protein MLHTTNSPEQKRVALRAGLASNTILQLPGAFNALSARLIQKHNFEGVYVSGAVVAADLGLPDIGLTTSSEVSQRAAQIGRMTDLPTLVDADTGFGEVLNLARTIQLFEDAGVSALHIEDQVNPKRCGHLDGKTVVDDSIASKRIASAVAARRDPNLVIMARTDIRGTSDIKTTIDRIKMLGDAGADAIFPEALASLAEFEAVRGATNLPILANMTEFGKSELFSLDELRNVGVNLVIYPVSLLRVAMGASERALLALRSEGSFRSEVAGMQTRADLYDLVNYEGYGAFDDEIYNFDLDSQL; encoded by the coding sequence ATGCTGCACACGACCAATTCACCGGAACAGAAGCGCGTCGCGCTTCGGGCGGGGCTGGCAAGCAATACGATCCTGCAACTTCCCGGCGCCTTTAACGCTCTTTCGGCAAGGCTGATTCAAAAGCATAATTTTGAAGGTGTGTATGTTTCCGGAGCTGTGGTGGCGGCGGATTTGGGGCTGCCCGATATTGGTCTGACCACCTCGAGCGAGGTATCGCAGCGGGCAGCCCAAATTGGAAGAATGACCGATCTGCCGACCCTGGTTGATGCCGATACCGGCTTCGGTGAAGTATTAAATCTGGCCCGCACAATTCAGCTCTTCGAAGATGCTGGAGTGTCAGCCCTGCACATAGAAGATCAAGTAAACCCAAAGCGCTGCGGTCACCTGGATGGGAAAACCGTGGTGGATGATTCGATTGCTAGCAAGAGAATAGCCTCCGCAGTGGCAGCAAGGAGAGACCCAAACTTGGTGATCATGGCCAGAACAGATATTCGTGGGACTTCGGATATCAAAACGACAATCGACCGCATCAAGATGCTTGGGGATGCGGGAGCCGACGCCATTTTCCCTGAGGCGCTAGCCTCGCTGGCAGAGTTCGAAGCGGTCAGAGGTGCAACAAATCTTCCAATCCTTGCAAACATGACCGAGTTCGGTAAAAGCGAGCTGTTCTCGCTTGATGAGCTTAGAAATGTGGGAGTGAACTTAGTTATTTACCCAGTTTCCCTTCTTCGGGTGGCCATGGGAGCCTCGGAGCGAGCGCTACTGGCGCTCCGTTCTGAGGGTAGCTTTAGGTCCGAGGTGGCTGGAATGCAGACCAGGGCTGACCTATACGATTTAGTCAACTACGAAGGCTACGGTGCATTCGATGATGAAATATATAATTTTGATCTTGATTCCCAGCTTTAG